The Sorangiineae bacterium MSr11367 genome window below encodes:
- a CDS encoding alginate lyase family protein, with amino-acid sequence MSVRFAMMIVGISVVAGCSGDGSDGAPADIEERHEALAAATPSTVVFDGAQLVATRQALANGGGTAAQRAALTALLHRADDALTAGPWAVTDKNEVPPSGDKHDYLSQGPYWWASKTPTPDNPKGCPYVSRDGQRNPEADAITDHYERMVAWDAITDLSLAWFYTGNANYAARAVLDVRTWFLDPATRMNPSLPYAQLIPCRTDVRGTGIIDTSQNITHLVDALAILDSGAPGWTAADRSGMKDWFTKFLKWMQTSPQAKAELGAKNNHGSFIDMQNAAIALYVGQTSNAKSIVEAAKSKRIAAQIKSDGSQPEELSRTMSWHYANFNLTALGRLAEIGTHVGVDLWHYTAPNGANLLKAVDFLIPAAEKGASAWPYQQINGFQQFIAVDILHAAAEQANDTKAKAALSKVPAPPGGDLWPIRPSCTPLDPPSR; translated from the coding sequence ATGTCAGTTCGATTTGCGATGATGATCGTGGGCATTAGTGTGGTGGCGGGGTGCAGTGGTGACGGCAGCGACGGTGCGCCTGCCGATATCGAAGAACGGCACGAGGCCCTCGCCGCTGCGACGCCCAGCACGGTGGTCTTCGACGGTGCGCAGTTGGTGGCGACACGGCAAGCACTCGCCAATGGCGGAGGCACGGCCGCACAGCGCGCGGCACTCACGGCCTTGCTGCATCGCGCCGACGACGCGTTGACCGCCGGGCCTTGGGCGGTGACCGACAAGAACGAAGTGCCGCCGAGCGGAGACAAACACGATTACCTGAGTCAGGGGCCCTATTGGTGGGCATCGAAAACGCCGACGCCGGACAACCCGAAAGGGTGCCCTTACGTGTCGCGCGACGGGCAGCGCAACCCGGAAGCCGATGCAATCACCGACCACTACGAGCGCATGGTGGCATGGGACGCGATCACCGATTTGTCCCTAGCGTGGTTTTACACCGGAAATGCCAACTACGCGGCGCGTGCAGTGCTCGATGTGCGCACGTGGTTTCTCGACCCCGCGACCCGTATGAACCCGAGTCTCCCCTATGCTCAGCTAATCCCCTGTCGAACGGACGTCCGCGGCACGGGCATCATCGATACGTCGCAGAACATCACCCACCTGGTGGACGCACTCGCGATCCTCGATTCGGGCGCGCCGGGTTGGACGGCGGCGGATCGCTCCGGCATGAAGGACTGGTTCACGAAGTTCCTCAAATGGATGCAAACCAGCCCCCAGGCCAAGGCCGAATTGGGCGCCAAGAACAACCACGGTAGCTTCATCGACATGCAAAACGCGGCCATCGCGCTCTACGTCGGGCAAACCAGCAACGCCAAGAGCATCGTGGAGGCTGCGAAGTCGAAGCGGATTGCCGCCCAAATCAAGTCGGATGGGAGCCAACCCGAGGAGCTCTCGCGGACGATGTCGTGGCACTATGCCAACTTCAACCTGACCGCACTGGGCCGCCTCGCCGAAATCGGAACGCACGTGGGCGTCGATTTGTGGCACTACACGGCCCCCAACGGTGCCAATCTGCTCAAGGCGGTGGACTTTCTCATCCCCGCCGCCGAAAAAGGCGCCAGCGCATGGCCGTACCAGCAGATCAACGGCTTTCAACAATTCATCGCGGTCGACATTCTGCACGCCGCCGCCGAGCAAGCGAACGACACGAAGGCCAAAGCGGCACTCTCCAAGGTACCCGCCCCGCCGGGCGGCGACCTCTGGCCCATCCGGCCCTCGTGTACGCCGCTCGATCCGCCATCGCGCTAA
- a CDS encoding serine/threonine-protein kinase, with protein MSELAGEAGHTPGRASEPLASDHLPLRLGERVGRFVIRELLGSGGMGIVYLAYDPELHRQVAIKVLRNAAHQRIVREAQAMARLSHPNVVAVYDVGKWEGQVFIAMEHVDGSTLREWLLSGERAWAEVARVYLEAGRGLFAAHTARLVHRDFKPDNVLIDRQGRARVTDFGLVRALTTEDEGVAVGHSIADSASTVSVTGTLFGTPGYIAPEVLAGHSADARADQYSFSVSLDEACRGRQVSARLRRAIERGLSPDPSERYPSLEGILDLLARESKPPLARRARLGLAALAMAALASCAMVLVRARAHPPVCAEDPGLAASVWSDTEREAVRGSLLATGMSYADRTSSRTVAGIDRYVGAWAAARKQTCEATWVHGTQSGELLDRRMQCLDRAMGGVGSLVRVLARADGTVTEMAQSAVENLPSLDACSAQRVLLAAHAGDATRTDLQAFAARLSEARALQLVGKFAEGAELLGPVLPEIRRAGSPLLEAESLLLFGHLQFEAGKPREAEPTLDAAIRVAEAAALDEIKARILAIQVDLVGFELGRYQEGERLGGIATAVLERIGGDDAVEANLWTSLGKVAFQQGKYEDARALHAKALATRERKFGPEHMDVAVSLQAMAIALGSLGRAGEEIPLYERALAIRENVFGPEHPAVAETLNTLAIHREDRGDYEQAVTLYQRALTIRLRAHGPEHTRVAYILNNLGSVYRLLHRYRDAEASLNRARAIFEKVFGRDDPKMSELLIEIARIMTEEGRYDESQRTLENAFSIHQKSGAVDHPTEARLQMTLGELLFAQSRYERAATAYQRALAIGEKRFPDSFLFADIATDLAEARIRLGRTLQVVELLERAVRNYEATHADPRKLSRARELLGRARR; from the coding sequence GTGTCGGAGCTGGCGGGCGAAGCGGGGCACACGCCAGGTCGAGCGAGCGAACCCCTTGCCAGCGACCATCTGCCTCTCCGTCTTGGCGAGCGCGTGGGGCGATTCGTCATTCGTGAGCTCCTCGGCTCGGGCGGGATGGGCATCGTGTATTTGGCCTACGATCCCGAGTTGCATCGCCAGGTCGCGATCAAGGTGCTGCGAAACGCGGCACATCAGCGCATCGTTCGCGAGGCGCAGGCCATGGCGCGCCTTTCGCACCCGAATGTGGTCGCGGTCTACGACGTGGGCAAGTGGGAGGGGCAGGTGTTCATCGCCATGGAGCACGTGGACGGCAGCACCCTCCGAGAATGGCTGCTGAGCGGTGAACGCGCGTGGGCGGAGGTTGCGCGCGTCTACCTCGAGGCGGGCCGAGGCCTTTTCGCCGCGCACACCGCGCGACTGGTCCATCGTGATTTCAAGCCGGACAATGTCCTCATCGACCGCCAGGGGCGCGCACGCGTGACCGATTTCGGGCTCGTTCGCGCGCTCACCACGGAGGACGAGGGCGTTGCGGTTGGACATTCCATCGCCGACTCGGCAAGCACGGTGTCGGTGACGGGCACGCTGTTTGGCACGCCCGGGTACATCGCGCCAGAGGTTCTCGCGGGCCACTCGGCGGACGCACGCGCCGACCAATACAGCTTCAGTGTGTCCCTCGACGAAGCCTGCCGTGGACGCCAAGTGTCAGCCCGGCTTCGCCGTGCCATCGAAAGAGGCCTGTCCCCGGATCCCAGCGAGCGATACCCGTCGCTCGAGGGAATCCTTGACCTGCTGGCGCGGGAAAGCAAACCCCCGCTCGCTCGAAGAGCGCGCCTCGGGCTTGCCGCGCTGGCCATGGCCGCATTGGCTTCGTGCGCGATGGTGCTCGTGCGCGCTCGTGCGCATCCGCCGGTTTGCGCCGAAGACCCGGGCCTCGCGGCAAGTGTGTGGAGCGACACCGAACGCGAGGCGGTGCGCGGTTCCCTCCTCGCAACGGGGATGTCCTATGCGGACCGGACGTCGAGCCGCACGGTCGCGGGCATCGATCGATATGTCGGCGCGTGGGCGGCAGCACGAAAGCAAACCTGTGAAGCAACATGGGTGCACGGAACGCAGTCCGGCGAGCTCTTGGACCGCCGAATGCAATGCCTCGACCGCGCGATGGGCGGAGTCGGCTCGCTCGTCCGTGTTCTTGCGCGGGCCGATGGCACCGTGACCGAGATGGCCCAAAGCGCGGTCGAGAACCTGCCTTCGTTGGACGCTTGCTCCGCGCAGAGGGTCTTGCTCGCCGCGCACGCCGGCGACGCAACTCGAACCGACCTGCAAGCCTTCGCCGCACGTCTGTCCGAAGCCCGCGCGCTGCAGCTCGTCGGGAAATTCGCCGAGGGTGCCGAGCTTCTTGGCCCGGTGCTCCCGGAGATCCGGCGCGCCGGTTCTCCTTTGCTCGAAGCGGAGTCGCTGCTGCTCTTCGGGCATCTCCAGTTCGAGGCGGGCAAACCACGCGAGGCCGAGCCGACCTTGGACGCGGCGATTCGCGTCGCCGAAGCGGCCGCACTCGACGAAATCAAAGCGCGCATCTTGGCGATCCAGGTGGACCTGGTCGGCTTCGAGCTCGGACGCTACCAAGAAGGCGAGCGCCTCGGCGGGATTGCGACCGCGGTTCTCGAGCGCATCGGCGGTGATGACGCGGTGGAGGCCAATCTATGGACGAGCCTGGGCAAGGTTGCATTCCAACAAGGTAAATACGAGGATGCGCGCGCCTTGCACGCGAAGGCGCTTGCGACCCGTGAGCGCAAATTCGGCCCCGAGCACATGGACGTGGCCGTGTCGCTGCAAGCCATGGCCATTGCCTTGGGGTCACTCGGGCGGGCAGGGGAAGAGATCCCGCTCTACGAGCGCGCACTCGCCATTCGCGAGAACGTCTTCGGTCCCGAGCATCCTGCCGTTGCTGAAACGCTCAACACGCTCGCCATCCATCGCGAGGACCGAGGCGACTACGAGCAGGCCGTCACGCTGTACCAGCGCGCGCTCACGATTCGCTTGCGCGCGCACGGACCCGAGCACACGCGGGTTGCGTACATCTTGAACAATCTGGGGAGCGTGTACCGCTTGCTTCATCGCTATCGAGACGCGGAAGCATCGCTGAATCGAGCGAGGGCTATTTTCGAGAAGGTGTTCGGGCGCGACGACCCCAAGATGAGCGAGCTCCTGATCGAGATCGCCCGCATCATGACTGAGGAGGGACGCTACGATGAGTCGCAGCGCACGCTCGAGAACGCCTTTTCGATTCACCAAAAGAGCGGCGCCGTCGACCATCCCACGGAGGCCCGTTTGCAGATGACGCTCGGAGAGCTCCTCTTCGCGCAATCACGGTACGAGCGTGCGGCCACCGCCTACCAACGTGCGTTGGCGATCGGAGAAAAGCGATTCCCAGATTCGTTCCTGTTCGCCGACATTGCGACGGATCTGGCCGAGGCGCGCATCCGGCTGGGACGTACCTTGCAGGTGGTCGAGCTGCTCGAGCGCGCGGTGCGAAACTACGAAGCGACGCATGCGGATCCGCGCAAGCTCTCACGCGCGCGGGAGCTGCTAGGACGCGCTCGGAGGTAG
- a CDS encoding GtrA family protein, giving the protein MNRPWNVLKRLARSAGAGAFATLADLGVLALLTSGVGLGPRAASIPAFTVGAIVMYFGQKYFAFGERGKVRRAQAMLFAVVQLVGLALNAALFEGVMRFIPGTRPFYLPVRLVTTNLVWLAYSFPVWHLVFRERPR; this is encoded by the coding sequence ATGAATCGTCCCTGGAACGTCCTGAAACGCCTCGCGCGCTCCGCGGGGGCGGGCGCGTTCGCGACGTTGGCGGACCTCGGGGTGCTTGCGTTGTTGACGAGCGGCGTGGGACTCGGGCCGCGCGCGGCGAGCATTCCGGCCTTTACGGTCGGCGCCATCGTCATGTATTTCGGTCAGAAATATTTTGCATTCGGCGAGCGGGGGAAGGTGCGCCGGGCGCAGGCCATGCTCTTCGCCGTGGTGCAGCTCGTGGGCCTCGCCCTGAACGCGGCCCTGTTCGAAGGCGTGATGCGATTCATCCCGGGCACGCGACCTTTCTACCTGCCGGTGCGCCTCGTGACGACGAACCTCGTGTGGCTCGCGTACAGCTTCCCCGTCTGGCACCTCGTTTTTCGCGAGCGTCCCCGATGA
- a CDS encoding protein kinase: MNLCGRYRITRLLGIGGMAAVYAGIHRNGHAVAIKVLHERLSTDPELERLFRREAHLANKIQHPGIVPVIDDDVAEDGCIFLVMPLLTGETLRARAERTGSKLPAEEVALVAHQVLNILSAAHDAKIVHRDIKPENLYVTQTGDLRVLDFGIARFFETNEMASVTRSGRAVGTPAFMAPEQALGRIREIDGRTDLWSLGATMFKLLSGKYVHQAESGSELLIWAATKKAPRLQDIDSSIPGAICDVIDRALEFDRADRWPDAEGMNQALAQACASVFQMDPSKLARMVPELPPSEGIGAATTLRPLNRDMLSAAHPSGRSSPREASFTAARTEEAERPTRSRARWLALGAAVLALVVGVLGADRLRQSATLKRRADEQSAQLSAHLAASRNAWLDGNFEKARQEAKEALRIDDSSGGAHLAMARTSLLWPRHADRAQFIAAQETRRGLTAEQRSYLEALAPGMALPADFALSITRLEALHRREPENREVMIALAQNLIRTQRFDEVFALLQPLADLPDADGVVFAFLGIARSMHDDVEVSRQTFQRCLANFPAASVCASFLADLESLEGNCAVAERVARQDVEMNPTYADARYQLADALDGLGADRAEVRALMAERARLKNEGVDDPNKLWEDLRFALYEGHLREALDIDAKLAGKISQIRDEYGEDSGSAYFVMSIMLRAELGLLPEAREALANYAQERHGMQHSAYFGDDLLYVAAHATTMGVIPWAEWTQMRDAHLAKGADRDTLLDGRQRIWSEYFAIPVYEAEGAKEAYRALPGYMPFIHRSERWPDHDRAIGNVFRLSGHPKEAIPYYERATASCTWLAEPIPHVHALLEFGDLLASMGDRKRACVMYEKVLERWPLHTGSRSSALADRGKMAVCGAESRR; the protein is encoded by the coding sequence ATGAATCTCTGCGGGCGCTATCGCATCACGCGATTGCTCGGCATCGGGGGAATGGCCGCCGTGTATGCAGGCATCCACCGAAACGGCCACGCGGTCGCCATCAAAGTGCTCCACGAACGGCTCTCGACGGATCCCGAGCTCGAGCGGCTGTTCCGGCGCGAAGCGCATCTTGCGAACAAGATACAGCACCCCGGCATCGTCCCCGTCATCGACGACGACGTCGCGGAAGATGGTTGCATTTTCCTGGTCATGCCGCTTCTCACGGGCGAGACGCTTCGCGCGCGCGCCGAACGAACGGGCAGCAAGCTTCCGGCGGAAGAAGTGGCGCTGGTGGCGCACCAGGTGCTGAACATCTTGAGCGCGGCCCACGATGCGAAGATCGTTCACCGAGACATCAAGCCGGAGAATCTTTATGTCACGCAAACGGGTGACCTTCGCGTTCTCGATTTCGGCATCGCTCGTTTTTTCGAGACCAACGAGATGGCCTCGGTCACACGCTCCGGGCGCGCCGTGGGAACGCCGGCCTTCATGGCGCCCGAGCAGGCGTTGGGGCGCATTCGCGAGATCGATGGCCGGACGGATCTTTGGTCTCTCGGGGCAACGATGTTCAAGCTCCTTTCGGGAAAGTACGTCCATCAGGCCGAGTCCGGCAGCGAATTGCTCATTTGGGCGGCGACGAAGAAGGCGCCTCGTCTCCAAGACATCGACTCATCGATTCCGGGCGCCATCTGTGACGTGATCGATCGGGCCCTCGAGTTCGATCGAGCAGACCGGTGGCCAGATGCCGAGGGCATGAATCAAGCATTGGCACAGGCATGCGCGTCGGTATTCCAGATGGATCCCTCGAAGCTGGCGCGCATGGTGCCGGAACTTCCGCCATCCGAGGGCATTGGCGCGGCCACCACGCTCCGTCCCCTGAACCGGGATATGCTATCGGCGGCGCATCCATCCGGGCGCTCGTCACCTCGTGAGGCATCGTTCACGGCGGCGCGTACCGAGGAGGCGGAGCGGCCAACGCGCTCTCGCGCGAGGTGGTTGGCGCTCGGCGCCGCGGTGCTCGCCCTCGTGGTCGGCGTCCTGGGCGCGGACCGGCTCCGCCAATCGGCGACGCTGAAAAGGCGAGCCGACGAGCAGTCGGCGCAGCTTTCCGCGCATCTCGCCGCATCACGGAACGCGTGGCTCGATGGCAATTTCGAGAAGGCGCGGCAGGAGGCCAAAGAGGCGCTGCGCATCGACGACTCGTCGGGAGGCGCGCACCTCGCCATGGCGCGTACGAGCCTGCTCTGGCCGCGTCACGCGGATCGCGCGCAGTTCATCGCTGCACAGGAGACACGGCGTGGACTGACCGCCGAGCAGCGAAGCTATTTGGAAGCTCTCGCACCCGGGATGGCGCTCCCTGCCGACTTCGCCCTGTCGATCACCCGGCTCGAGGCGCTTCATCGACGCGAGCCGGAAAATCGCGAGGTGATGATTGCCCTCGCGCAAAATCTCATTCGCACGCAACGATTCGATGAAGTATTCGCCCTTTTGCAACCGCTCGCGGACCTTCCGGATGCGGACGGCGTGGTCTTCGCATTTCTGGGCATCGCACGGAGCATGCACGACGATGTCGAGGTATCGCGCCAGACGTTTCAACGATGCCTGGCCAATTTTCCCGCGGCGTCGGTCTGCGCGTCGTTTCTCGCGGACCTCGAGAGCCTCGAGGGCAACTGCGCGGTCGCCGAGCGTGTCGCACGTCAAGACGTCGAGATGAACCCGACGTACGCCGACGCGCGCTACCAGCTTGCCGATGCCCTCGATGGTCTGGGCGCAGACCGCGCCGAGGTTCGTGCGCTCATGGCGGAACGCGCCCGATTGAAGAATGAAGGCGTCGATGATCCGAACAAGCTTTGGGAGGACCTTCGTTTTGCGCTGTACGAAGGCCACCTCCGCGAAGCGCTGGACATCGATGCCAAGCTGGCCGGCAAGATTTCGCAGATCCGTGACGAATACGGTGAGGACAGCGGCTCGGCGTATTTCGTCATGAGCATCATGCTGAGGGCGGAGCTCGGGCTGCTTCCCGAGGCGCGCGAGGCTCTGGCCAATTATGCGCAGGAGAGGCACGGCATGCAGCACAGCGCGTACTTCGGCGACGACCTTTTGTACGTCGCCGCGCACGCGACGACGATGGGGGTCATACCGTGGGCCGAATGGACGCAAATGCGCGATGCGCACCTCGCCAAAGGCGCCGATCGGGACACCCTGTTGGATGGCCGTCAACGAATCTGGAGCGAATATTTTGCGATACCGGTCTACGAGGCGGAGGGCGCGAAAGAGGCCTATCGCGCATTGCCGGGCTATATGCCATTCATCCATCGCAGTGAGCGATGGCCCGATCACGATCGAGCCATCGGGAACGTATTTCGACTGTCGGGGCACCCGAAGGAAGCGATTCCCTACTACGAGCGAGCCACCGCGAGCTGCACCTGGCTCGCGGAGCCCATCCCCCACGTTCACGCGCTGCTCGAGTTTGGCGATTTGCTGGCGAGCATGGGCGATCGCAAACGCGCCTGTGTGATGTACGAAAAAGTGCTCGAGCGCTGGCCACTCCATACCGGGAGCCGCTCCTCGGCGCTCGCCGATCGAGGCAAAATGGCGGTATGCGGAGCCGAGTCGCGGCGATGA
- a CDS encoding LysR family transcriptional regulator, whose product MDHFGAARAFVRAAELKSFSKAARDLGVKVSTVSRQIAELERDMRIALFNRSTRGLVLTEGGKTFLAHARLALSAMDEARAVTMALNQTPKGLLRVTLPPAFARGHVLPHLPAFLQRYPEIDLEAVVSEERLNMIEAGIDLAIRIGEPKDSGLMGRRLAPHRVHAYAHRDYLEREGSPAHPDELAKHVGLLRTGSAQPTWRFRKGRRTITLEPSGRIRTNDLQSLFELALAGAGVALLPDWLADAHAEGQGLRRILTDWVAVDGENDAEIWAVYPPKKTVSSKVRAFVDFYTERIARVVS is encoded by the coding sequence ATGGATCATTTCGGGGCCGCCCGCGCGTTCGTCCGCGCTGCGGAGCTAAAGAGCTTCAGCAAAGCTGCTCGAGATCTGGGGGTGAAGGTGTCGACGGTCTCGCGTCAGATCGCTGAGCTGGAGCGTGACATGCGCATCGCGCTCTTCAATCGCTCCACGCGCGGGCTCGTCCTCACCGAAGGCGGCAAGACATTTCTTGCCCATGCTCGGCTGGCCCTGTCTGCGATGGACGAGGCCCGCGCGGTCACCATGGCGCTCAATCAGACGCCGAAGGGCTTGTTGCGCGTGACGTTACCGCCGGCCTTCGCCCGAGGTCACGTGCTGCCGCACCTGCCTGCTTTCTTGCAGCGCTACCCCGAGATTGACCTCGAGGCCGTGGTTTCGGAGGAGCGGCTCAATATGATCGAGGCGGGCATCGACCTCGCCATTCGCATCGGCGAACCGAAAGACTCGGGCCTCATGGGCCGGCGTCTTGCCCCCCATCGTGTCCACGCGTACGCTCACCGCGACTATCTGGAACGCGAAGGCTCGCCGGCGCATCCCGACGAACTCGCCAAGCACGTCGGCCTCCTTCGAACCGGCTCGGCGCAGCCCACGTGGCGCTTTCGCAAGGGTCGTCGGACGATCACACTGGAGCCCAGCGGGCGCATTCGCACCAACGACCTGCAGAGTCTCTTCGAGCTGGCCTTGGCCGGCGCCGGCGTTGCCCTGCTGCCAGATTGGTTGGCCGACGCGCATGCCGAAGGGCAGGGCCTTCGCCGCATCCTTACGGACTGGGTCGCCGTCGACGGCGAGAACGACGCGGAAATCTGGGCCGTGTATCCGCCGAAGAAGACCGTTTCGTCCAAGGTCCGTGCGTTCGTCGACTTCTACACCGAGCGAATCGCCCGCGTCGTGTCCTGA
- a CDS encoding cupin domain-containing protein, translated as MSAMPQANVPFVRVDSDEADSQYFEYTSSANPVGIGLIRRVPYHEFPASSYADGPTRIVTLDLSRELGTDYPATGPSLCAHFVRVLTGERLRLDGTMTSRVFYVIGGRGEMHQGDVRMAFGEGDFIAMPGNADVTVIAKETVSLYYVNDAPLLSYLGVTPIGPRFAPTRYPAARARAELHKVATEPLASKRNRISVLLGNARFPQTRTVSHVMWAMFGILPAHSEQKPHRHQSIALDFIAACEPGCYSLVGRELDARHRIVRPTRVDWKPGMAFVTPPGAWHAHYNESAQPAHLIPIQDAGLHTYLRSLDIRFSPGRE; from the coding sequence ATGTCTGCCATGCCGCAAGCCAACGTGCCCTTCGTCCGCGTCGACTCGGACGAAGCCGATTCGCAATACTTCGAATACACATCGTCGGCCAATCCGGTGGGCATCGGTCTCATCCGCAGGGTGCCCTACCACGAGTTCCCCGCTTCGTCGTATGCCGACGGACCGACGCGCATCGTGACACTGGATCTCTCCCGTGAGCTCGGCACCGACTACCCGGCAACGGGGCCGAGCCTGTGCGCACATTTCGTCCGTGTTCTCACCGGCGAGAGGCTTCGTCTCGACGGGACGATGACATCTCGAGTCTTCTACGTGATCGGCGGCCGCGGGGAGATGCATCAAGGCGACGTGCGTATGGCCTTCGGCGAGGGAGACTTCATCGCCATGCCAGGCAACGCCGACGTGACGGTGATCGCGAAGGAGACGGTGTCTCTCTATTACGTGAACGACGCACCGCTCCTTTCCTACCTCGGCGTCACCCCGATCGGTCCGCGCTTTGCGCCGACGCGTTATCCAGCAGCCCGCGCCCGCGCAGAGCTCCACAAGGTCGCGACCGAGCCTCTCGCGTCGAAGCGCAATCGCATCAGCGTACTCCTGGGCAACGCCCGCTTCCCCCAGACGCGCACCGTCAGCCATGTGATGTGGGCCATGTTCGGCATCCTCCCGGCCCATTCGGAGCAGAAGCCGCATCGCCATCAATCGATCGCGCTCGACTTCATCGCCGCGTGCGAGCCGGGTTGCTACTCGCTCGTGGGCCGGGAGCTCGATGCTCGACACCGCATCGTCCGGCCCACCCGCGTGGATTGGAAGCCTGGCATGGCCTTCGTCACCCCGCCGGGCGCCTGGCACGCCCACTACAACGAATCGGCGCAGCCGGCGCATTTGATTCCCATTCAAGACGCCGGGCTCCACACCTATCTACGTTCACTCGACATCCGCTTTTCTCCCGGGCGCGAGTGA
- a CDS encoding ABC transporter substrate-binding protein, with protein MKQSTAFGIVAATSFLALTCLACKKGGEERSETKAAVRSEAEIKIGQTMPYSGPASSYGTVGKLQAAYFKKLNAKGGVGGHKINFITVDDGYSPPKTVEQTRKLVEQEQVLLVFQPLGTAPNAAIQDYLQTKKVPQLFVATGATRWGDPEHHPWTMGFNPSYQLEGSTIAKHLMSAQSGSKIAVLYQNDDYGKDYLKGLKAGLADKAKMIVAEATYEVSDATVDSQIATLKGSGADTFVNITTPKFGAQAIRKAYDIGWKPTHYLSNVSASVGTVLTPAGLDKSVGLVTVAYYKDPTDKQWNDDPAMKEFITFMKEDYPEGSLSDSFHIYAYIAAQTMVQVLTQCGADLSRENIMKQAANLDFAPGLLLPGIRIKTSPTDFFPVEQLRLVRFDGKDWVLFGDVLSAN; from the coding sequence GTGAAACAATCTACGGCATTTGGAATCGTCGCAGCGACCTCCTTCCTCGCGCTTACCTGCCTTGCCTGTAAGAAGGGGGGCGAAGAACGCTCGGAAACGAAGGCCGCGGTTCGGAGCGAGGCCGAGATCAAGATCGGCCAGACGATGCCCTACAGCGGGCCCGCCTCCTCGTATGGAACCGTCGGCAAGCTGCAGGCCGCGTACTTCAAAAAGCTCAACGCCAAAGGCGGCGTGGGCGGTCACAAAATCAACTTCATCACGGTCGATGACGGCTACAGCCCTCCCAAGACCGTCGAGCAGACACGCAAGCTGGTCGAGCAAGAGCAGGTCCTTCTCGTCTTTCAGCCACTGGGTACGGCCCCGAATGCCGCCATTCAGGATTACCTGCAGACGAAGAAAGTGCCCCAATTGTTCGTGGCCACCGGCGCCACCCGGTGGGGCGACCCCGAGCATCATCCGTGGACCATGGGGTTCAATCCCAGTTATCAGCTCGAAGGCAGCACGATCGCGAAGCACCTGATGTCCGCGCAATCGGGCTCGAAAATCGCCGTCCTCTACCAGAACGACGACTACGGGAAGGACTACCTCAAGGGCCTGAAAGCTGGGCTGGCCGACAAAGCGAAGATGATCGTTGCTGAGGCAACGTACGAAGTCTCCGACGCGACGGTCGACTCGCAGATCGCAACCCTCAAGGGCTCCGGCGCCGACACGTTCGTGAACATCACCACGCCCAAATTCGGGGCCCAAGCCATACGCAAGGCGTACGACATCGGATGGAAGCCTACGCATTATCTGAGCAACGTCTCCGCGTCGGTCGGTACCGTTCTCACGCCCGCGGGCTTGGACAAATCGGTCGGTCTCGTCACCGTCGCGTATTACAAAGACCCGACGGACAAGCAGTGGAACGACGATCCGGCCATGAAGGAATTCATCACCTTCATGAAAGAGGATTATCCCGAGGGAAGTTTGTCCGACAGCTTCCACATCTATGCCTACATTGCCGCGCAGACCATGGTGCAGGTGCTTACGCAGTGTGGCGCCGATCTGAGTCGCGAGAACATTATGAAGCAGGCTGCCAATCTGGACTTCGCGCCAGGTTTGCTCTTGCCCGGAATCCGCATCAAGACGAGCCCGACGGATTTCTTTCCCGTGGAACAGCTACGCCTCGTGCGGTTCGACGGCAAAGATTGGGTCCTCTTCGGGGACGTGCTCAGCGCCAACTGA